A region from the Pontixanthobacter aestiaquae genome encodes:
- a CDS encoding type 1 glutamine amidotransferase domain-containing protein, whose product MTSVMILATDGFEQSELFEPKAALEDAGIKTTVVSIDKGEIRGWKDGDWGDSIKVDETIGNVSVDDFDALLLPGGQMNPDILRGNIHAVDIVRSFDMRKKPIAAICHAPWMLVEADIVRGRTVTSWPSIRTDLRNAGANVVDQEVAEDGNLITSRNPDDIPAFSNALIGYVQMETDKAA is encoded by the coding sequence ATGACTAGCGTAATGATCCTCGCCACTGATGGTTTTGAACAAAGCGAATTGTTCGAACCGAAAGCAGCGCTTGAGGACGCAGGAATCAAGACTACAGTCGTCAGCATCGACAAAGGCGAAATTCGCGGCTGGAAAGACGGTGACTGGGGCGACAGTATCAAAGTGGATGAAACGATCGGCAATGTCTCGGTCGATGACTTCGATGCACTGCTACTACCGGGCGGTCAGATGAATCCCGACATTCTGCGCGGCAACATACACGCGGTTGATATTGTACGCAGTTTCGATATGCGCAAAAAGCCGATTGCAGCAATTTGCCACGCACCGTGGATGCTTGTCGAAGCCGATATCGTAAGAGGCCGCACGGTGACCAGCTGGCCATCTATCCGGACCGATCTACGCAATGCAGGCGCGAATGTGGTCGATCAGGAAGTTGCAGAAGACGGCAATCTGATCACCAGCCGCAATCCAGACGATATTCCGGCGTTTT
- a CDS encoding ion transporter, with product MRERLRNFIESSRFEWTITAVIVANAIVLGLETVPSIMRDYGGLLLWLDQIAIAIFVIELLLKLFVYRFKFFANGWNVFDLIIVGAALVPASQQFSVLRALRILRALRLISVVPSMRKVIVGLFKAIPSIGTVIVMLLLLFYISAVMATKLFGEAFPDWFGNLGLSLYSLFQIMTLESWSMGIVRPVMEVYPYAWAFFVPFILLTSFIVLNLFIGVIVNAMAEATGEEAHSEREEILLQLKALREDVAKLGKQG from the coding sequence ATGCGCGAGAGACTTCGCAATTTTATCGAGTCGAGCCGGTTCGAATGGACCATCACGGCGGTCATCGTCGCCAATGCAATTGTGCTGGGGCTGGAAACCGTGCCGTCGATCATGCGCGATTATGGCGGTCTACTGTTGTGGCTCGACCAGATCGCGATTGCGATTTTTGTGATCGAGCTTCTGCTGAAGCTGTTTGTATATCGTTTCAAATTTTTCGCCAATGGCTGGAATGTGTTCGACCTGATCATAGTTGGCGCTGCCCTGGTCCCGGCAAGCCAGCAATTCAGCGTGTTGCGTGCGCTGCGGATATTGCGCGCGCTGCGGCTGATTTCGGTGGTGCCGAGCATGCGCAAGGTCATCGTCGGCCTGTTCAAAGCGATCCCCAGTATTGGCACGGTGATCGTAATGCTGCTGCTGCTATTTTACATCAGCGCGGTGATGGCCACGAAGCTGTTTGGCGAGGCGTTTCCGGACTGGTTCGGCAACCTTGGCTTATCGCTCTATTCGCTGTTCCAGATTATGACCCTCGAAAGCTGGTCCATGGGCATCGTGCGCCCGGTGATGGAAGTCTATCCCTATGCGTGGGCGTTTTTTGTGCCGTTCATCCTGCTTACCAGCTTCATTGTGCTCAATCTCTTCATTGGTGTGATCGTCAACGCAATGGCAGAGGCAACGGGCGAAGAAGCGCATAGCGAGCGTGAGGAGATCCTGCTGCAGCTCAAGGCGCTACGCGAGGATGTCGCAAAGCTGGGGAAACAGGGATAG
- the parC gene encoding DNA topoisomerase IV subunit A, whose translation MSSDDNDIPDSDPFDAIVDAPFDSALSERYLVYALSTITARSLPDLRDGLKPVHRRLLWTMRQLKLDPSNTFKKSARVVGEVIGKYHPHGDTAAYDAMVRLAQDFSLRYPLVEGQGNFGNIDGDNAAAYRYTEARLTKTAMHLMAGLDEGTVDFIPTYNGEEEEPELMPGLFPNLLANGTSGIAVGMATNVPSHNVAEIIDATLELIDNPHVEHERLMELFHGPDLPTGGLIVDSPEIISKAYATGRGSFRIRGRFYAEEAEKAEDKDAGIERLGGGQYQLVISEIPYQVQKGKLIEQIAQLIADKKLPILEDVRDESDENIRLVLVPKNRNVDPELLKESLYKLTDLETRFGLNLNVLDATRTPLVMGLKELLQNWTTAQIEILRRRTQHRLDKIASRLELLEGYIIAFLNLDRVIEIIRTEDEPKPVMMEEFKLTDRQAEAILNMRLRSLRKLEEMQLREEKDALLKEQDELEKLLGSPARQRTRLKRDLAALRKEYSEDTDIGRRRTTIAEVAPTVEFSMDAMIEKEPVTVVLSQKGWVRGAKGHVDLASAEDGKGDFKYKEGDAAAYALHAQTTDKLLIAVDNGRFFTLGCDKLPGARGFGEPIRNTLDIDAETQIVGIVVYKPKGQLLLAASNGKGFAAEMDEMLAETKKGRQVVNLKGDAKFAVMREIAKEHDHIAVVGDNRKLVVFSLEELPILGRGQGVMLQRYRDGGLSDATTFKLEDGLSWAMGGKGDRTRTETEIWQWKVARGAAGRLPPQGFPRDNRF comes from the coding sequence ATGAGTTCCGACGACAACGACATCCCCGATTCTGATCCGTTCGACGCGATTGTCGATGCTCCATTCGATTCTGCCTTGTCGGAACGCTATTTAGTTTATGCGTTGTCGACGATTACGGCGCGCTCACTTCCCGATCTGCGCGATGGGTTGAAGCCGGTTCACCGGCGCCTGCTGTGGACGATGCGTCAGCTCAAGCTGGATCCGAGCAATACGTTCAAAAAATCCGCTCGCGTTGTGGGCGAAGTTATCGGTAAATATCACCCGCATGGTGACACTGCCGCCTATGATGCGATGGTCCGGCTCGCGCAGGATTTCTCGCTGCGTTACCCGTTGGTCGAGGGGCAGGGCAATTTCGGCAATATCGATGGCGATAATGCCGCTGCTTACCGGTATACCGAGGCCCGCCTGACCAAGACTGCGATGCATCTGATGGCGGGATTGGATGAGGGCACCGTCGACTTCATCCCGACCTATAATGGTGAGGAAGAAGAGCCCGAGCTGATGCCGGGGCTGTTCCCCAATTTGCTCGCCAACGGCACCAGCGGGATCGCTGTGGGCATGGCGACCAATGTACCGAGCCACAATGTCGCCGAGATAATCGATGCGACTCTTGAACTGATCGACAATCCGCATGTCGAGCATGAGCGGCTGATGGAACTCTTCCATGGACCCGATCTGCCGACTGGCGGGCTGATCGTCGATAGTCCCGAAATCATCTCCAAAGCCTATGCAACAGGACGCGGTAGCTTCCGTATTCGCGGGCGCTTTTATGCGGAGGAAGCCGAGAAAGCGGAAGACAAAGATGCGGGTATCGAACGACTTGGTGGCGGGCAATATCAGCTCGTTATCAGCGAGATCCCGTATCAGGTTCAGAAGGGCAAGCTGATCGAGCAAATCGCGCAGTTGATCGCCGACAAAAAACTACCGATTCTCGAAGACGTGCGTGATGAAAGCGACGAAAATATCCGGCTGGTGCTGGTTCCCAAGAACCGCAATGTCGATCCCGAATTGCTTAAGGAGTCGCTCTACAAGCTGACCGATCTGGAAACGCGGTTTGGCCTCAACCTGAACGTGCTCGATGCGACGCGCACGCCGTTGGTGATGGGACTGAAGGAACTACTCCAGAACTGGACGACAGCGCAGATCGAAATCCTGCGCCGCCGTACGCAGCACCGCCTGGACAAGATCGCATCGCGGCTGGAGCTGCTCGAAGGCTATATCATTGCCTTCCTCAATCTTGACCGCGTGATCGAGATTATCCGGACGGAAGACGAGCCCAAGCCGGTGATGATGGAGGAGTTCAAGCTCACTGACCGTCAGGCCGAAGCGATTCTCAACATGCGGCTGCGCAGCCTGCGCAAATTGGAAGAAATGCAGCTGCGTGAGGAGAAAGACGCGTTGCTGAAAGAGCAGGACGAGCTCGAGAAGCTGCTCGGTTCACCGGCTCGTCAGCGCACGCGCCTGAAGCGCGATCTTGCGGCCCTTCGCAAAGAATATAGCGAAGACACCGATATCGGTCGTCGCCGTACAACGATTGCCGAGGTGGCACCGACTGTCGAGTTTAGCATGGACGCGATGATCGAGAAGGAACCGGTCACAGTCGTACTCTCGCAAAAGGGTTGGGTTCGCGGCGCGAAAGGGCATGTCGATCTGGCCAGTGCAGAAGACGGCAAGGGCGATTTCAAATATAAGGAAGGCGACGCGGCGGCTTATGCGCTGCACGCGCAGACGACCGACAAGCTGCTGATCGCGGTCGACAATGGCCGGTTCTTCACGCTCGGCTGCGACAAATTACCTGGTGCACGCGGCTTTGGCGAGCCGATCCGCAATACGCTGGATATCGATGCCGAGACGCAAATTGTCGGGATCGTGGTATATAAACCCAAGGGCCAGTTGTTGCTCGCGGCGTCTAACGGCAAAGGCTTCGCGGCCGAAATGGACGAGATGCTGGCAGAGACCAAAAAGGGGCGTCAGGTCGTCAATCTTAAAGGCGATGCGAAATTTGCCGTGATGCGAGAGATCGCCAAGGAGCATGACCATATCGCCGTAGTTGGCGACAATCGGAAGCTGGTGGTATTCAGCCTTGAGGAGCTACCAATTCTCGGACGCGGCCAGGGTGTCATGCTGCAACGATACCGCGATGGCGGATTGTCCGATGCCACGACGTTCAAGCTTGAGGACGGGTTAAGCTGGGCGATGGGCGGGAAGGGCGACCGGACGCGCACCGAGACTGAAATCTGGCAATGGAAAGTCGCACGCGGTGCGGCTGGACGGTTGCCGCCACAAGGTTTCCCCAGAGACAACAGATTCTGA
- a CDS encoding DEAD/DEAH box helicase — protein MSYFEKLGLAEPILRALNTKGYTEPTPIQRDSIPALLDGRDLIGVAQTGTGKTAAFSLPSLHRLAQNPEERKPASCRMLILSPTRELAAQIADNMRDYARFLDLNVQVVFGGLPVRQQARKLVPGCDVLVATPGRLIDLCEQRALSLSNVEIFVLDEADQMMDLGFIKPLIRIANMLPKQRQSLFFSATMPKSIVELGKRFINNPVRVEVAPQSTTAERVDQFSTFIDQKEKQALLTISLRKGIENGDIETALVFTRTKHGADRVVRHLVAAGINAGAIHGNKSQAQRTRALDGFRRGSVPVLVATDIAARGIDVPGVSAVFNFEIPNVAEQYVHRIGRTARAGRSGLAVSYIAPDERPYIRDIERLTGVKLTPAPIPEDFIAQAKALPAPARKGSGAERNPDDRNARFRKGGGSGGGGGGRGKPKNKKPQQQPRDRNWRDAEGRSPDQGNYRSREDRDQRNRGNEARDEPTYGRAKNVSHKKGPVTKPVVSAKRRDDRGGGQVGGSGGGQGSKPGHRKGPSRAGQAGGNRPQSRRQS, from the coding sequence ATGTCTTATTTTGAAAAACTCGGCCTGGCCGAGCCTATCCTCCGTGCATTGAACACGAAGGGCTACACTGAACCCACACCTATCCAACGGGATTCTATTCCCGCATTGCTTGATGGCCGAGATCTAATTGGCGTCGCGCAAACGGGTACCGGCAAGACCGCCGCGTTCTCGCTGCCGTCATTGCACCGGCTCGCACAAAATCCGGAAGAACGGAAACCAGCGTCGTGCCGGATGCTGATCCTGTCGCCGACGCGCGAGCTTGCGGCACAGATCGCCGACAATATGCGCGACTATGCGCGCTTCCTCGATCTGAATGTCCAGGTCGTGTTCGGCGGTCTTCCGGTCCGCCAGCAGGCCCGCAAGCTGGTTCCCGGCTGTGACGTTCTGGTGGCGACACCGGGCCGCCTGATCGATCTGTGCGAGCAGCGTGCTCTATCGCTTAGCAATGTCGAGATTTTTGTGCTCGACGAGGCTGACCAGATGATGGATCTCGGCTTCATCAAGCCGCTTATCCGCATCGCCAATATGTTGCCCAAACAACGTCAAAGCCTGTTCTTCTCCGCCACAATGCCGAAGAGCATTGTCGAGTTGGGCAAGCGCTTCATCAACAATCCGGTCCGCGTGGAGGTTGCTCCGCAATCGACCACTGCAGAGCGGGTTGACCAGTTTAGCACCTTTATCGACCAAAAAGAAAAGCAGGCACTGCTGACCATCAGTTTGCGCAAGGGCATCGAGAACGGCGACATTGAAACCGCGCTCGTATTTACGCGGACAAAGCATGGTGCAGACCGCGTTGTACGTCATCTGGTTGCGGCTGGAATCAATGCAGGCGCAATCCACGGCAACAAATCACAGGCGCAGCGCACCCGCGCGCTAGACGGATTTCGTCGTGGCAGCGTGCCAGTGCTCGTCGCAACCGACATTGCCGCGCGCGGAATCGACGTCCCCGGCGTAAGTGCCGTGTTCAACTTCGAAATCCCCAATGTCGCCGAGCAATATGTCCACCGCATCGGCCGGACAGCACGCGCCGGTCGCAGCGGCCTTGCGGTTAGCTACATTGCCCCTGATGAGCGGCCCTATATCCGCGATATCGAGCGGCTTACGGGTGTTAAACTGACGCCCGCTCCGATCCCGGAAGACTTTATCGCCCAAGCCAAGGCACTGCCCGCTCCAGCCCGCAAAGGTTCCGGTGCAGAGCGCAATCCCGATGATCGCAATGCACGCTTCCGCAAAGGTGGCGGTAGTGGCGGTGGCGGTGGCGGTCGCGGCAAGCCAAAGAACAAGAAACCGCAACAACAGCCTCGTGACCGTAACTGGCGCGACGCGGAGGGCCGCAGCCCCGATCAAGGCAATTACCGAAGCCGTGAAGATCGCGACCAACGCAATCGCGGCAATGAAGCACGTGACGAGCCGACCTATGGCCGCGCGAAAAATGTCAGCCATAAGAAAGGCCCAGTTACCAAGCCGGTCGTCTCTGCCAAACGGCGCGATGATCGCGGTGGCGGGCAAGTTGGCGGTTCTGGCGGCGGACAGGGCAGCAAACCCGGCCATCGCAAAGGTCCGTCACGCGCGGGCCAAGCCGGTGGCAACCGTCCTCAAAGCCGCAGGCAATCGTGA
- a CDS encoding CCA tRNA nucleotidyltransferase: protein MASLLPAAEWTRRDDLARLVATLDADNIRWVGGAVRDTLLGSPVEDIDAATILIPDEVIARLEAAGITTVPTGIDHGTITAVLPSGHVEITTLRKDVSTDGRRATIAFASDWRDDAARRDFTINALYAHPETRVISDFFGGMEDLSDRRIRFIGDARERIREDHLRILRYYRFQARFGADLDREAEEACAELADTLTKLSRERIAKELLSLLALPNPLATVVRMRECGVLPVVLPETGKHEVEVLAALIRTEEGQRVSPDPLRRLAALLPALPPVAETVAARLRLSREQRERLFCVAARLPQDQYASRALAYRNGRDCAVDRVLLAGGSLSKLAGWDIPELPLKGGEIVAKGVEAGPEIARIMKAVEDRWINEQFPDRSRVMAMLEEELAGRRAPNG from the coding sequence GTGGCTAGTCTCTTGCCCGCTGCAGAATGGACCAGGCGCGATGATCTGGCACGGCTTGTCGCGACGCTGGACGCAGACAATATCCGCTGGGTCGGCGGCGCGGTACGTGACACGCTGCTCGGTTCTCCGGTTGAGGATATCGACGCGGCAACCATCTTGATCCCGGACGAAGTCATCGCACGGCTGGAAGCAGCCGGTATCACCACCGTCCCAACCGGCATTGACCACGGCACCATCACCGCCGTTCTGCCGAGCGGGCATGTGGAGATCACTACACTCAGAAAGGATGTCTCGACCGACGGACGCCGCGCGACAATCGCCTTTGCAAGCGATTGGCGCGACGACGCCGCCAGAAGAGACTTCACAATCAACGCGTTATACGCGCATCCGGAGACTCGGGTAATCTCCGACTTTTTCGGCGGGATGGAGGACCTTAGTGACCGCCGAATTCGCTTTATCGGCGACGCGCGTGAAAGAATTCGGGAGGACCACCTACGTATCCTCCGCTATTACCGGTTTCAGGCGCGATTTGGGGCGGATCTGGACCGAGAGGCAGAAGAAGCCTGCGCCGAATTGGCAGACACGCTGACGAAGCTGAGCCGCGAGCGGATTGCTAAGGAACTGCTATCGTTGCTGGCATTGCCCAACCCGCTCGCAACTGTCGTAAGGATGCGCGAATGCGGTGTTCTGCCAGTAGTATTGCCAGAAACGGGCAAGCACGAGGTCGAGGTTCTTGCGGCACTGATTAGGACTGAGGAGGGGCAACGTGTTTCGCCCGATCCTCTACGCCGGCTTGCCGCGCTCCTGCCGGCGCTACCGCCGGTTGCGGAGACGGTGGCAGCGAGGTTGCGGCTGTCTCGCGAGCAGCGGGAGCGGCTTTTCTGCGTTGCCGCGCGGTTGCCACAAGACCAATATGCATCGCGCGCCCTGGCCTATCGCAACGGGCGCGATTGTGCGGTTGATCGGGTATTGCTGGCCGGTGGATCGCTGAGCAAGTTGGCGGGTTGGGACATTCCTGAGCTTCCTCTGAAAGGCGGCGAGATCGTCGCAAAAGGCGTGGAGGCCGGGCCGGAGATTGCGCGGATAATGAAAGCCGTCGAGGATCGCTGGATCAACGAACAATTCCCGGATCGTTCCCGCGTCATGGCCATGCTGGAAGAAGAGCTCGCAGGACGGCGCGCGCCGAACGGCTAG
- a CDS encoding CoA pyrophosphatase produces the protein MSALFDRLSALFERGHQTDIPDLLSDQRFAIAERTADAAVLIAVTDRPEPGLILTQRPTTMRDHPGQVAFPGGKVDDGETSVEAALREAEEELALDRKHVRLIGTTDRYQTGTGFDITPVLGVVPPDLSLTPHPREVEAWFEVPVAQVFNLSNWTENEVFWRGEMRHYLEMDWQGFRIWGVTAAIIANLSRRIAVEELLGG, from the coding sequence ATGAGCGCGCTGTTCGACCGGCTGTCTGCTTTGTTCGAGCGTGGCCACCAAACCGACATCCCCGACTTGCTTAGCGATCAGCGATTCGCAATTGCCGAGCGCACAGCCGATGCCGCTGTCTTGATCGCTGTTACCGACCGTCCTGAACCCGGACTAATCTTGACCCAGCGGCCCACCACAATGCGCGACCATCCCGGCCAAGTCGCGTTCCCAGGCGGAAAAGTCGACGATGGCGAAACCTCTGTCGAAGCGGCTTTGCGAGAGGCCGAAGAAGAATTGGCGCTAGACCGCAAGCATGTTCGCCTGATCGGTACAACCGACCGCTATCAAACCGGCACCGGTTTCGACATCACTCCGGTTCTGGGTGTGGTTCCCCCCGATCTGTCACTCACCCCTCACCCGCGCGAAGTTGAAGCGTGGTTTGAAGTTCCCGTGGCGCAAGTGTTCAATCTTTCGAATTGGACCGAGAACGAGGTGTTCTGGCGCGGCGAAATGCGGCATTATCTCGAAATGGACTGGCAGGGCTTTAGAATTTGGGGCGTGACGGCGGCGATTATTGCCAATCTTTCCCGGCGGATTGCAGTGGAGGAGTTGCTTGGTGGCTAG
- a CDS encoding DUF1285 domain-containing protein, translating into MPYTAPPELADLSLAQIAEQVEQRKLPPVEQWDPQNTGDSMMRIAADGTWFHNGGEITRPAMVRAFASLLIRDDSGAYWLVTPFQKLSIEVEDAAFIATDVAERDGGLGFRLNTDELVVAGPDNPLIARGDTNTPSLYLTVRRGCEARLNRSTYQQLAEIALASGDDWTVESEGVQFSLLPV; encoded by the coding sequence ATGCCTTACACAGCCCCACCCGAACTCGCTGACCTTTCGCTCGCTCAAATCGCCGAGCAGGTCGAGCAGCGCAAGCTTCCCCCAGTCGAACAATGGGATCCGCAAAATACCGGCGACAGCATGATGCGTATCGCCGCCGATGGGACATGGTTTCACAATGGCGGTGAAATCACTCGCCCCGCGATGGTACGCGCTTTTGCCAGCCTGCTGATACGCGACGATAGCGGCGCCTATTGGCTGGTAACGCCATTCCAGAAACTCTCGATCGAAGTCGAGGATGCAGCCTTTATCGCCACCGATGTCGCCGAACGCGACGGCGGACTCGGCTTTCGCCTGAACACGGATGAGCTGGTTGTAGCCGGTCCGGACAACCCTTTGATAGCCCGCGGCGATACGAATACGCCTTCGCTCTATCTCACCGTCCGGCGGGGCTGTGAAGCACGGCTCAATCGTAGCACCTACCAGCAACTCGCCGAAATTGCGCTGGCATCGGGTGATGATTGGACAGTTGAGAGCGAAGGCGTACAATTTTCTTTGCTACCTGTATGA
- a CDS encoding GNAT family N-acetyltransferase has translation MPTIIPLANVDTDLIERLLDRAFGEGRQARTAYRIREGVDWLEALSFAALDDDEYLAGTIQLWPVALTDPDGRNHPLIMVGPVAVLPEKQSEGYGKALMLAALGAIDAGAALPQVMIGDPDYYGRFFGFSADATQNWHCPGPFDHDRLLVRCENTVILPDEGMLGPWPSALKE, from the coding sequence ATGCCAACGATTATTCCCCTTGCTAATGTCGATACCGATCTGATCGAGCGATTGCTTGATCGTGCTTTCGGCGAAGGACGTCAGGCGCGGACAGCGTATCGTATCCGCGAAGGTGTGGATTGGCTGGAAGCCTTGAGTTTCGCAGCGTTGGATGATGATGAGTATCTGGCTGGCACAATCCAGTTGTGGCCGGTGGCATTGACCGACCCCGACGGCCGCAATCACCCGCTGATTATGGTCGGCCCTGTCGCAGTGCTACCCGAGAAGCAAAGCGAAGGGTACGGCAAAGCGCTGATGCTGGCGGCATTGGGCGCAATCGATGCAGGCGCTGCGCTCCCGCAAGTAATGATCGGTGACCCCGATTATTATGGCCGGTTCTTCGGCTTTAGCGCCGATGCAACGCAGAACTGGCACTGCCCTGGCCCGTTTGACCACGACCGCCTGCTGGTCCGCTGCGAGAATACTGTGATCCTCCCTGACGAAGGAATGCTCGGCCCATGGCCATCGGCGTTGAAGGAATAG
- a CDS encoding PQQ-dependent sugar dehydrogenase produces MMISKKSFIAISLSPLALALTSCGAAASVDSAEQAPAVVATAEAESVGPFTITTHGEYNEPWAAAIEPGTGNVFITEKSGAIKFFQPANGKIGFVTGEPEVDYGGQGGLGDIAFAPDYQTSKMVYLSWAEAGDGDTRGAVVGRGTLACEDHDSCEIQGLTVIWRQAPKTTGRGHYGHRILFSPDGKLMYVASSDRQKMTPAQDNTNNIGTIVRLNLDGTPAKDNPMADKGGVTAEIWSYGHRNILGMDFDAEGRLWEVEHGPKGGDEFNLVKPGANYGWPVVSNGVHYDNDPIPDNDTRPDLAQSAITWTPVIAPGGMTFLSGDMFAEWKGTALIAGLSSNALIHIKVDGENATEAARYDFGTRLRGVLEAPDGAIWVIEDGEGGRLLRLTPAS; encoded by the coding sequence ATGATGATCTCAAAAAAATCCTTTATCGCTATTTCCCTATCACCGCTCGCGCTGGCGCTCACAAGCTGCGGAGCCGCCGCATCGGTGGACAGCGCAGAGCAAGCGCCCGCGGTCGTCGCGACGGCGGAAGCGGAATCGGTCGGCCCGTTCACGATCACCACGCATGGAGAATATAACGAGCCATGGGCCGCTGCGATTGAGCCGGGAACAGGCAACGTTTTCATTACCGAGAAATCGGGCGCAATTAAATTCTTCCAGCCCGCGAATGGCAAAATCGGCTTCGTAACCGGAGAGCCGGAAGTGGACTATGGCGGCCAAGGCGGCCTTGGTGATATAGCCTTTGCCCCGGACTACCAAACCAGCAAGATGGTCTATCTCAGCTGGGCAGAAGCCGGGGATGGCGACACGCGAGGGGCAGTTGTTGGGCGCGGCACATTAGCCTGTGAAGATCATGATAGCTGCGAGATCCAAGGCTTGACAGTCATCTGGCGGCAGGCCCCGAAAACCACCGGTCGCGGACATTACGGACACCGCATTCTTTTCTCGCCTGATGGCAAGTTGATGTATGTTGCTTCGAGCGACCGTCAGAAGATGACCCCGGCGCAGGACAATACCAACAATATCGGCACGATTGTGCGCCTCAATCTCGACGGCACGCCTGCCAAGGACAATCCGATGGCCGACAAAGGCGGCGTGACTGCTGAAATCTGGTCCTACGGCCACCGCAACATCCTTGGCATGGATTTCGATGCCGAAGGCCGTTTGTGGGAAGTAGAACACGGCCCCAAAGGCGGCGATGAGTTTAACCTCGTGAAGCCCGGAGCCAATTACGGCTGGCCTGTGGTTTCCAACGGCGTGCATTACGATAATGATCCGATTCCTGATAACGACACGCGTCCGGACCTTGCACAATCGGCCATTACCTGGACGCCGGTTATCGCGCCTGGCGGTATGACCTTCCTTAGCGGCGATATGTTCGCCGAATGGAAAGGCACTGCGCTGATCGCGGGCCTCTCGAGCAACGCTTTGATCCATATTAAGGTAGACGGTGAAAATGCGACCGAAGCCGCGCGGTACGATTTTGGCACCCGCTTGCGCGGTGTGCTCGAAGCGCCCGACGGTGCAATCTGGGTGATCGAAGACGGCGAAGGCGGACGCTTGCTACGCCTAACGCCTGCTAGCTGA
- a CDS encoding ribonuclease HII, translated as MLAATPENGFGAKGYVIGLDEAGRGPLAGPVVAGAVALCKPHPAGLDDSKKLSAKRRAELDLAVRAKCAWAVGVVGVDQIDELNILGATMLAMTQAVERLTQIVGGIPKAILIDGNLSPSGRCDEWRTGFWGEGKPIIGGDALEPAISAASIVAKEWRDRLMCAAAIEYPQYGWERNKGYGTKDHMIALREHGPTPLHRRSFAPVAQLNLFGA; from the coding sequence ATGTTAGCTGCAACTCCCGAAAACGGATTTGGTGCCAAGGGTTATGTCATAGGCTTAGATGAGGCGGGAAGGGGCCCGCTTGCGGGGCCCGTTGTGGCGGGCGCGGTCGCGCTTTGCAAGCCGCATCCAGCAGGGCTCGACGACTCGAAGAAACTATCCGCCAAACGACGCGCAGAACTGGATTTGGCGGTGCGCGCTAAATGCGCTTGGGCGGTTGGAGTGGTCGGTGTCGACCAGATTGACGAGCTTAACATCCTTGGTGCGACCATGCTGGCGATGACCCAGGCGGTCGAGCGGCTTACGCAGATTGTCGGCGGTATTCCGAAGGCGATCTTGATTGATGGCAATCTCTCGCCATCGGGGCGTTGCGACGAATGGCGGACTGGTTTCTGGGGGGAGGGGAAGCCGATTATCGGCGGCGATGCCTTGGAGCCTGCAATCTCCGCCGCCTCAATTGTCGCAAAGGAATGGCGCGACCGGCTGATGTGCGCAGCGGCAATAGAATATCCGCAATACGGGTGGGAGCGGAACAAAGGCTATGGGACCAAGGATCATATGATTGCTCTGCGAGAGCATGGTCCAACGCCGCTGCACCGACGCAGTTTTGCACCGGTAGCGCAGTTGAATTTGTTCGGTGCATGA
- a CDS encoding DUF3800 domain-containing protein → MRVAELYFDESGSHQGSRYLTVAGFWFESAQAVRFARDWEKILDRFGLQYAHMTDCALGFGQYKNMSLEDRIKSGSLLIENIKRRTRFGFSVTIEPSRYLEVMADVPGAPSPYTQCLMTLFHQISRFVRANNFDGQIRCLFEAGHESAAEANRYFDAISLHGADWTDAVRYGGHEFVDKRDALPLQAADMLAWQVRHFFERKAKGHDKPRKDLVALTRPLDMSAEFVGSSLEALRDFLLELEPIVRSGDNLSALAKGAEIFDRYGLSYSPPPKRKI, encoded by the coding sequence ATGAGAGTAGCCGAGTTGTATTTTGATGAAAGCGGCTCGCACCAAGGTTCGCGATACTTGACGGTTGCTGGGTTTTGGTTCGAGTCTGCCCAAGCAGTCAGGTTCGCCCGTGATTGGGAAAAAATATTAGATCGGTTTGGACTCCAGTACGCGCACATGACGGATTGTGCGCTAGGTTTTGGCCAGTACAAAAACATGTCACTGGAAGATCGCATTAAGTCTGGCAGCTTGTTGATCGAGAACATTAAGCGCCGAACCAGGTTTGGTTTCTCGGTAACAATTGAGCCATCGCGCTATCTAGAAGTCATGGCAGATGTCCCGGGCGCACCGAGTCCTTATACGCAGTGTCTCATGACTCTATTCCATCAAATCAGTCGATTTGTGAGGGCGAACAATTTTGACGGACAAATCCGCTGTCTGTTTGAGGCAGGGCATGAGAGCGCAGCAGAAGCAAACAGATACTTTGATGCCATCTCCCTACATGGTGCCGATTGGACTGATGCTGTTCGATATGGTGGGCACGAATTTGTCGACAAGCGAGATGCATTGCCGTTGCAGGCTGCGGACATGTTAGCTTGGCAAGTTCGTCACTTTTTTGAGAGGAAGGCTAAAGGGCACGATAAACCTCGCAAGGATCTCGTCGCTCTTACCCGTCCGCTCGACATGTCTGCGGAATTCGTTGGCAGCTCTCTTGAGGCCCTCAGAGATTTCCTCCTCGAATTAGAGCCAATTGTCCGTTCGGGGGATAATCTTTCAGCCTTGGCCAAAGGAGCCGAGATTTTTGATCGATACGGCCTTAGTTATTCTCCTCCGCCTAAGAGAAAAATCTAA